Proteins encoded by one window of Cellvibrio sp. KY-GH-1:
- a CDS encoding SDR family oxidoreductase yields MIAITGATGQLGRLVIDQLLQKIPADQVIALVRDPSKAEELRARGVQVRQADYTQPSALEAALKGVDKLLLISSSEVGQRLAQHRNVINAAKNAKVKLLAYTSILNADVSIMDLAFEHKETEQEIKASGVPFVLLRNGWYSENYTAAIPTALQLKALIGSTGNGKISSAARIDYAAAAAEVLVRENQAGKIYELAGDQAYTLAEFAAELSKQSGEQIPFNNLPVAEYKAVLQSAGLPDWLAELLASSDGSAAQGALFDDSHQLSQLIGRATTPLSESITAALAGANHAAH; encoded by the coding sequence ATGATTGCTATTACCGGCGCTACCGGCCAACTGGGCCGTTTGGTTATCGACCAATTACTGCAAAAGATTCCTGCGGATCAGGTTATCGCCCTGGTGCGCGACCCGTCCAAAGCGGAGGAACTGCGCGCACGCGGCGTGCAAGTTCGCCAAGCAGATTACACACAACCAAGCGCACTGGAAGCGGCACTCAAGGGTGTCGATAAATTGCTACTTATCAGCAGCAGCGAGGTCGGCCAGCGCTTGGCGCAACACCGCAATGTGATTAACGCCGCGAAAAATGCCAAGGTTAAATTGCTCGCCTACACCAGTATTCTAAATGCAGACGTCTCGATTATGGATCTCGCGTTTGAGCACAAAGAAACCGAGCAAGAAATCAAAGCCTCGGGGGTTCCATTTGTGCTCTTACGCAATGGCTGGTACAGCGAAAATTACACCGCGGCAATTCCCACCGCACTACAACTCAAGGCACTGATTGGCAGTACAGGCAACGGTAAAATTTCGTCAGCAGCACGCATAGATTACGCCGCCGCTGCGGCAGAAGTTTTGGTACGCGAAAACCAGGCAGGAAAAATTTACGAACTAGCCGGCGATCAAGCTTATACACTGGCAGAGTTTGCTGCGGAGTTATCCAAGCAAAGCGGTGAGCAAATTCCTTTCAACAATTTGCCCGTTGCGGAATACAAGGCAGTGTTGCAAAGCGCCGGCTTACCGGATTGGTTAGCAGAATTGTTGGCCTCCTCCGATGGCAGTGCCGCACAGGGCGCATTGTTTGACGACTCACATCAACTCAGCCAATTGATTGGTCGCGCTACCACACCACTGAGCGAATCCATCACGGCGGCACTAGCTGGAGCTAATCATGCTGCGCATTGA
- a CDS encoding DsbA family oxidoreductase, producing MLRIDFISDINCPWCALGLAALDAAIRQLGDEILVEVYCQPFELNPQLPAEGVKLKDYLQQKYGMGDAQIRSVHDTIATRGRELSFTFAEREFLWNSFNCHRLLYWAEQEYSAATQWELKRALMQAYQGEGRDINQPDVLLAIVDHVGLNKNRAMEILAGDEFAQAVRNLQQEWINAGISAVPSVVINRQHLLQGAQTVETYIQALREIAQLPSD from the coding sequence ATGCTGCGCATTGATTTTATTTCGGATATTAATTGCCCCTGGTGCGCACTGGGGCTGGCAGCATTGGACGCTGCCATTCGGCAACTGGGCGATGAAATCCTGGTGGAGGTTTACTGCCAGCCGTTTGAACTAAATCCGCAATTACCGGCTGAAGGCGTGAAATTAAAAGATTATCTGCAGCAAAAATATGGCATGGGTGATGCGCAAATTCGCAGCGTACACGACACCATCGCTACTCGCGGGCGCGAATTAAGTTTCACCTTTGCCGAGCGCGAATTCTTATGGAATAGCTTTAATTGCCACCGTTTGCTGTATTGGGCCGAGCAAGAATATTCCGCCGCTACGCAATGGGAATTAAAGCGCGCCCTGATGCAAGCCTATCAAGGTGAAGGGCGCGATATCAACCAGCCTGATGTCTTGCTGGCTATCGTCGACCACGTTGGCCTTAATAAAAATCGCGCAATGGAAATACTCGCCGGCGATGAATTTGCGCAAGCCGTACGCAACCTGCAACAAGAATGGATTAATGCCGGTATTAGTGCGGTACCCAGCGTGGTGATCAACCGCCAGCATTTATTGCAAGGTGCGCAAACAGTGGAAACTTATATCCAAGCGTTGCGCGAGATTGCCCAACTGCCTTCCGACTAA
- a CDS encoding glycosyl hydrolase 53 family protein, which translates to MKLGKLLAAFIGAALLCSTQASIAAPVKGADVSWTSEIEANGYSYYNRSGVKKDILAIMKEQGMTAVRLRVWVNPADGWYSGTQDVVAKAKRVKAAGMKLMVDFHYSDSWADPGQQTKPTAWSGYTFQQLMDAVWNSTRFTLQAIKDAGVTVDWVQVGNETNNGMLWNDGKASTSMQNYAWLTNTGYNAVKSIYASAKVVVHLANCHDNANFRWIFDGLKNNGAKFDIIGASSYPTNASGYTWQNANIACLNNLNDMVSRYGVPVMISEIGVPWDHAQAKTIVADMITKLGQVSGGKGAAIFYWEPEARPGWKGYTLGAMDNNGKATAVWDAFK; encoded by the coding sequence ATGAAACTTGGAAAACTCCTGGCCGCCTTTATTGGTGCGGCATTACTTTGTTCCACTCAAGCCAGCATTGCCGCACCGGTTAAGGGGGCGGATGTCAGCTGGACCTCCGAAATTGAAGCTAACGGTTACAGCTATTACAACCGTAGCGGTGTTAAGAAAGACATATTGGCGATAATGAAAGAGCAGGGCATGACGGCTGTGCGCTTGCGCGTGTGGGTTAATCCTGCTGACGGTTGGTATAGCGGCACTCAAGATGTCGTTGCCAAAGCCAAGCGCGTAAAAGCGGCGGGCATGAAGCTGATGGTGGATTTTCACTACAGCGATTCTTGGGCCGACCCTGGCCAGCAAACCAAGCCGACCGCCTGGAGTGGTTATACATTTCAGCAGTTGATGGATGCGGTGTGGAACTCGACTCGTTTTACCCTGCAAGCCATCAAAGATGCAGGCGTAACGGTCGATTGGGTACAGGTGGGTAACGAAACCAACAACGGTATGTTATGGAATGATGGTAAGGCATCGACCAGCATGCAAAATTATGCCTGGTTGACCAACACCGGCTACAACGCGGTTAAAAGCATTTACGCCAGCGCCAAAGTTGTTGTGCATTTGGCAAATTGTCACGATAACGCCAACTTTCGCTGGATTTTTGATGGTTTGAAAAACAACGGCGCCAAGTTCGATATTATCGGCGCGTCCTCTTATCCGACGAATGCGAGCGGCTACACTTGGCAAAATGCCAACATCGCCTGTTTAAATAACCTCAATGATATGGTGAGCCGATACGGTGTGCCGGTAATGATTTCTGAAATCGGCGTGCCCTGGGATCATGCGCAAGCAAAAACAATTGTTGCCGACATGATCACCAAACTCGGTCAGGTTAGTGGCGGCAAAGGCGCGGCAATTTTTTACTGGGAGCCGGAAGCGCGCCCGGGTTGGAAAGGTTACACGCTCGGCGCAATGGATAATAACGGCAAGGCCACTGCCGTGTGGGATGCGTTTAAATAA
- a CDS encoding glycine zipper 2TM domain-containing protein, which produces MIIGTVLGMGIATAGGAIGSYQLLKEPDYAEVLSSTPITKQTKIPQQECRDETVVHKKPVKDENRLAGKAVGAVIGGVLGHQVGGGNGKKVATVAGAVAGGYAGDRVQKNMQDKDTYTTVEKRCKTVYETREDITGYNVVYRLKGKESQVRMDHDPGQRIPLQDGQLMILSTNDDGTKFK; this is translated from the coding sequence ATGATAATCGGCACAGTATTGGGAATGGGCATTGCGACTGCAGGTGGCGCCATCGGCAGCTATCAATTGTTGAAAGAGCCGGATTACGCCGAAGTACTCAGCAGCACCCCAATCACCAAGCAAACCAAAATTCCACAACAGGAATGCCGCGATGAAACAGTGGTGCACAAAAAACCAGTGAAAGACGAAAACCGGCTAGCAGGTAAAGCGGTGGGTGCAGTCATCGGCGGCGTGCTTGGTCATCAGGTCGGCGGCGGTAATGGTAAAAAAGTTGCCACAGTCGCGGGCGCTGTCGCCGGTGGCTATGCAGGTGATCGCGTGCAAAAAAATATGCAGGATAAAGACACCTACACCACCGTCGAAAAACGCTGCAAAACCGTTTATGAAACCCGCGAAGATATTACCGGCTACAACGTGGTGTATCGCTTGAAAGGCAAAGAATCACAAGTACGTATGGATCACGACCCAGGCCAGCGTATTCCGCTGCAGGATGGTCAGCTGATGATTTTATCCACCAATGACGATGGCACTAAATTTAAATAG
- the xerC gene encoding tyrosine recombinase XerC: MSDFSPPEHLPFQAALDDFFIYMRSEKQLSLHTQTNYARDLGKFQKYCLEKHLSALDKLTANHIRLAVAHLHRDGLGGKSLQRWLSSLRSFFQFCIKRQWMSSNVADGIAAPKSPKKLPKTLDVDQAIQFVEIEGDDFILQRDRALVELIYSSGLRLAEVVALNVSDIDWSDAMLRVVAGKGDKSRVLPIGSAAMSALKNWLPARKLFTSAAEPALFITQRGTRIGHRAVQIRLQQLSVQQGMDTPVHPHMLRHSFASHMLESSGDLRLVQELLGHANISTTQVYTHLDFQHLAKVYDKAHPRAGRKKDDE; encoded by the coding sequence ATGAGCGATTTTTCTCCACCTGAACATCTGCCTTTCCAAGCTGCGCTGGATGATTTTTTTATCTACATGCGCAGCGAAAAACAACTCTCCCTGCACACTCAAACCAACTACGCACGCGATCTGGGAAAGTTCCAAAAGTACTGTTTGGAAAAGCATTTATCTGCGTTAGATAAATTGACGGCAAACCATATTCGGCTGGCTGTGGCGCACTTGCATCGCGATGGTTTGGGCGGTAAAAGTTTGCAGCGCTGGCTGTCATCGCTGCGCAGTTTTTTCCAGTTTTGTATCAAACGCCAGTGGATGAGTAGCAATGTTGCGGATGGTATCGCTGCCCCCAAATCCCCTAAAAAATTACCTAAGACCCTTGATGTGGATCAGGCTATTCAATTTGTTGAAATTGAAGGCGATGATTTTATATTGCAGCGTGATCGCGCCCTGGTGGAATTAATTTATTCGTCGGGATTGCGGTTGGCGGAAGTGGTAGCCCTCAATGTGAGTGATATTGACTGGAGCGATGCCATGCTGCGTGTGGTCGCCGGTAAAGGCGATAAGTCGCGCGTACTGCCGATTGGTTCTGCAGCCATGAGCGCCTTAAAAAACTGGCTTCCCGCACGCAAACTTTTTACATCTGCGGCAGAGCCTGCGTTATTCATCACCCAGCGCGGTACGCGAATCGGCCATCGCGCTGTGCAAATCCGGTTGCAGCAGTTAAGCGTGCAGCAGGGGATGGATACACCAGTACATCCGCATATGCTGCGTCACTCTTTCGCTAGCCATATGCTGGAATCCAGCGGTGATTTGCGGTTGGTGCAGGAACTGCTCGGTCACGCCAATATTTCCACGACCCAGGTATATACCCATCTGGATTTTCAGCATCTCGCCAAAGTTTATGACAAGGCGCATCCGCGTGCAGGGCGGAAAAAGGATGATGAGTAA
- a CDS encoding DUF484 family protein — protein MNEHIATLADPLEPEQIEAYLREHPDFFAQHADLLAELTLPHESGSAVSLVERQVAILRERNIDMRNRLSKLLDNARENDKLFDKSKRLVLSLLEGQDMGDIIDALHYSFDKDFNIHFTSVILIGNPDKVPSSQARVVSIADAREYIGPLLKNSRAVCGTLGEKELMFLFGEHAANIGSVATVPLVHGSAFGLLTIGNRDPQYYRSSMGTLFLSYIAEVLNRLLPKYLPR, from the coding sequence ATGAACGAACATATCGCCACTCTTGCTGATCCGCTCGAGCCCGAACAAATCGAAGCCTATTTGCGCGAACATCCGGATTTTTTTGCGCAACATGCAGATTTACTCGCTGAATTAACTCTGCCCCATGAGTCTGGTTCGGCGGTGTCCCTGGTGGAGCGGCAGGTGGCCATTCTGCGTGAGCGCAATATCGATATGCGCAATCGCCTGAGCAAATTGCTCGACAATGCGCGTGAGAACGACAAACTTTTTGATAAAAGCAAGCGCCTGGTGCTGAGCCTGCTCGAGGGTCAGGATATGGGCGATATTATCGATGCGCTGCATTACAGCTTCGATAAAGACTTTAATATTCATTTCACCAGCGTGATATTAATCGGCAACCCGGACAAGGTTCCCAGCAGTCAGGCGCGCGTGGTTTCCATCGCCGATGCGCGTGAGTACATTGGCCCCTTGCTAAAAAATAGTCGCGCGGTGTGCGGCACCTTGGGCGAAAAGGAGCTGATGTTTTTATTCGGCGAACACGCTGCCAACATTGGTTCCGTTGCCACTGTGCCCCTTGTGCATGGCAGCGCCTTCGGCCTGCTCACAATTGGCAACCGGGATCCGCAATATTACCGCTCCAGTATGGGCACTTTGTTTTTGAGTTACATTGCGGAAGTGTTAAACCGTTTGCTGCCGAAATATTTGCCACGCTAG
- the dapF gene encoding diaminopimelate epimerase has translation MRLRFSKMHGLGNDFVVIDGVSQSVRLTPEKIRYIADRNFGVGCDQILLVETPETPDVDFRYRIFNCDGSEVENCGNGARCFAVFVRERKLTGKSVIKVETAGGLIELRVQQDEQVSVDMGAPRLEPAQVPFVADARAITYPIEVAGKAYDISAVSMGNPHGVLVVDNVKTAPVAELGPLIESHARFPARVNAGFMQILSRNEINLRVFERGVGETLACGTGACGAVVSGRLRGLLDEKVKVNLPGGSLQIYWPGEGQSVIMTGPAVTVFHGQIKI, from the coding sequence ATGCGTTTACGTTTTAGCAAAATGCACGGCTTGGGTAATGATTTTGTCGTTATCGATGGCGTGAGCCAAAGTGTGCGTTTGACACCGGAAAAAATCCGTTACATCGCCGACCGCAATTTCGGTGTGGGGTGCGATCAGATTTTGCTGGTCGAAACCCCGGAGACGCCTGATGTGGATTTTCGCTATCGCATTTTTAATTGCGATGGCAGCGAAGTGGAAAACTGTGGCAATGGCGCGCGCTGTTTTGCAGTGTTTGTGCGCGAGCGTAAACTCACCGGCAAAAGCGTGATTAAAGTAGAAACTGCCGGCGGCTTGATTGAATTGCGTGTGCAGCAGGACGAACAAGTTAGTGTGGATATGGGGGCACCGCGCCTTGAGCCGGCGCAAGTTCCGTTTGTGGCCGATGCGCGTGCAATTACTTATCCCATCGAAGTGGCTGGAAAAGCTTATGACATTTCAGCTGTATCCATGGGCAATCCCCACGGTGTGTTGGTGGTCGACAATGTAAAAACTGCACCAGTTGCCGAACTGGGGCCGTTGATTGAAAGTCACGCGCGTTTTCCGGCGCGCGTGAATGCGGGCTTTATGCAAATTCTGTCGCGCAATGAAATTAATCTACGCGTGTTCGAGCGCGGTGTGGGTGAAACGCTTGCGTGCGGAACCGGCGCTTGCGGTGCAGTCGTGTCCGGCCGTTTGCGTGGATTGTTGGATGAAAAAGTAAAAGTAAATTTACCGGGCGGCAGTTTGCAAATTTATTGGCCGGGTGAAGGTCAGTCGGTAATTATGACGGGGCCAGCTGTTACCGTATTTCATGGACAAATAAAAATTTGA
- the lysA gene encoding diaminopimelate decarboxylase produces MQHFTPRNGELYVEDTPLSAVAERFGTPCYVYSRAAFTQQYLSYAQALGSHPGMICYAIKANSNLAVLNMLAKLGAGFDIVSGGELERVLRAGGNPSRIVFSGVGKTAEEMARALDVGIFCFNVESEAELELLAQVAAQKGKVAHISLRVNPDVDANTHPYISTGLKENKFGIAIERAPAVYARAAELPSLAIKGLDCHIGSQLTQLTPFLDALDRLLILVDELAGKGIHISHLDLGGGLGVTYRNETPPPVADYMAAIKAKLGDRKLSLMFEPGRSISANSGVLLTKVMFLKPTEHKNFAVIDAAMNDNIRPSLYQAWQDIRAVKPRDGEAKKWDLVGPICETGDFLGKDRDLNIEPGDLLAVMSAGAYGFSMSSNYNTRGRAAEVVVDGDQMHLARARETFEDMIRGEQLLPE; encoded by the coding sequence ATGCAGCATTTCACTCCTCGCAATGGCGAACTCTACGTTGAAGATACTCCCCTGAGCGCTGTTGCCGAACGTTTCGGCACGCCCTGTTATGTGTACAGCCGCGCGGCGTTTACCCAGCAGTATCTTTCCTATGCGCAGGCATTGGGTTCGCATCCCGGCATGATTTGCTACGCGATTAAAGCCAACTCCAATCTTGCGGTATTAAATATGCTCGCCAAACTCGGTGCGGGCTTCGATATTGTTTCCGGCGGTGAGCTGGAGCGTGTGCTGCGCGCCGGTGGCAATCCATCGCGTATTGTATTTTCTGGTGTGGGCAAAACCGCTGAGGAAATGGCGCGCGCGTTAGATGTAGGCATTTTTTGTTTCAATGTGGAATCTGAAGCGGAGCTGGAATTGCTGGCGCAAGTTGCCGCGCAAAAAGGCAAAGTGGCTCATATTTCGTTGCGCGTAAACCCGGATGTGGATGCCAATACCCATCCCTATATTTCTACCGGTTTGAAAGAAAACAAATTCGGTATTGCCATTGAGCGTGCACCGGCGGTTTACGCGCGCGCCGCTGAATTGCCGAGCTTGGCCATTAAAGGTTTGGATTGCCATATCGGCTCACAATTGACCCAGTTGACTCCTTTCCTCGACGCGTTGGATCGCTTATTAATTTTGGTCGATGAGCTGGCAGGTAAAGGTATTCACATTTCCCATCTGGATCTGGGTGGCGGTTTGGGCGTGACCTATCGCAATGAAACTCCGCCGCCGGTGGCGGATTACATGGCGGCCATCAAAGCTAAATTGGGCGATCGCAAATTATCGCTGATGTTTGAGCCGGGTCGGTCTATTTCCGCCAACTCGGGTGTGTTGCTCACTAAAGTCATGTTCCTGAAGCCGACCGAGCATAAAAATTTCGCGGTGATTGATGCCGCCATGAACGACAATATTCGCCCGTCGCTCTATCAAGCCTGGCAAGACATTCGTGCCGTTAAGCCGCGCGATGGCGAAGCCAAAAAATGGGATCTGGTTGGCCCCATCTGCGAAACTGGCGATTTCCTGGGCAAAGACCGCGATTTAAATATTGAGCCGGGTGATTTACTGGCGGTAATGTCCGCTGGCGCCTATGGTTTCAGCATGAGTTCCAACTACAACACCCGCGGCCGTGCAGCGGAAGTTGTCGTTGATGGCGATCAGATGCATTTGGCGCGTGCGCGCGAAACCTTTGAAGACATGATTCGCGGCGAACAGTTGCTACCAGAGTAA
- a CDS encoding lipoprotein, producing the protein MKLPVLLLLACLGLGLVACGQKGPLYLPSENPEQGSGEPETEAPAKTEKPADAP; encoded by the coding sequence ATGAAACTCCCCGTGTTGTTGCTGTTAGCTTGCCTCGGTTTAGGCCTTGTTGCTTGTGGCCAGAAAGGCCCACTCTATTTGCCCTCGGAAAATCCGGAGCAGGGCAGCGGCGAGCCAGAAACAGAGGCACCGGCCAAAACCGAAAAACCGGCGGATGCCCCCTGA
- a CDS encoding sigma 54-interacting transcriptional regulator produces the protein MIGLFRASSTHRPVARAIHKFNQSSTAKWVPLNKSFITLTKIILRAASERLNLAQIAVTLRCVTHQGYRHLLLVNDEHDLQVAAVGQVEEFIISSQDTIAAPFANFKAETTFSLPLDFKLSQGNGQRLGYLVAQCRPQGVIKRDPLLNDLALVAEEIVRTIGRYQTRYRAIHVYGDQSFWIGNSKALRQLDQRMDLLAKGNLPVLVRADKGTGKVIAARSLHCLGRPELAPFIESDCSEWEVGNAASILQSLHSFANGGTLFLRNLDALSSSDFHSLHEFWRSASKAEFDGSYSLKLILSLSRVHCALGAAQQHWLAQHAQELYLPSLSERREDIRDLTQFFIQEFALGEAFDLTEEAWCLLESAPWPGQVEELKELIKKLVLVADGTLVSAAELRPLLGQH, from the coding sequence ATGATTGGTCTGTTTAGAGCATCTTCCACCCATCGGCCGGTTGCGCGCGCTATTCATAAATTTAATCAGTCTTCCACGGCCAAGTGGGTTCCGCTGAATAAAAGCTTTATTACGCTGACCAAAATTATTTTGCGCGCAGCCAGTGAGCGCTTAAATCTTGCGCAGATTGCGGTAACTTTGCGCTGCGTTACCCACCAGGGGTATCGCCATTTGTTGCTGGTTAATGACGAGCACGATTTACAGGTGGCTGCAGTGGGGCAGGTGGAGGAGTTTATTATTTCCTCGCAGGACACTATTGCAGCACCCTTTGCCAATTTTAAGGCGGAAACCACGTTTAGTTTGCCGCTCGACTTTAAGCTTTCGCAGGGAAATGGGCAGCGCTTGGGATATTTGGTCGCGCAGTGCCGCCCTCAAGGCGTCATCAAGCGTGACCCACTGTTGAACGATCTGGCGTTGGTGGCGGAAGAGATTGTACGCACCATTGGTCGCTACCAAACGCGTTATCGCGCAATCCATGTTTATGGCGACCAAAGTTTTTGGATCGGCAACAGCAAAGCATTGCGCCAGCTGGATCAAAGGATGGATCTCTTGGCCAAAGGGAATTTGCCGGTGCTGGTGCGCGCTGATAAAGGAACCGGTAAAGTGATCGCGGCGCGCAGTCTGCACTGCTTGGGGCGGCCGGAGCTGGCTCCGTTTATTGAATCGGATTGCAGTGAGTGGGAGGTCGGTAATGCGGCCAGTATCCTGCAATCGCTGCACAGTTTTGCCAACGGCGGGACTTTGTTTTTGCGCAATCTGGATGCACTCTCGTCAAGCGATTTTCACAGTTTGCACGAATTCTGGCGCAGTGCGTCCAAGGCCGAATTTGATGGCAGCTACAGCCTGAAGTTGATCCTCAGCTTGAGTCGGGTACATTGTGCACTGGGTGCTGCCCAGCAGCATTGGTTGGCGCAACACGCCCAGGAATTGTATCTGCCCAGCCTGAGCGAGCGGCGGGAAGACATTCGCGATCTCACCCAGTTTTTTATTCAAGAGTTTGCTTTGGGTGAAGCCTTCGATTTAACCGAGGAGGCTTGGTGCCTGCTGGAAAGCGCCCCTTGGCCGGGTCAGGTCGAGGAGCTGAAAGAGTTAATCAAAAAACTGGTGCTGGTGGCCGATGGCACTTTGGTGTCTGCCGCTGAGCTGCGCCCGCTGCTGGGGCAGCACTGA
- a CDS encoding FHA domain-containing protein codes for MAYLLDVTAETYFPLAPHHTFGRLATSVDTHIDKPYVSKLHAAIEWNGRHWRIKNLGLNGTWINGVSLGQGDSRDLVAGDEIHFAEQSDPGFKVIDIAAPADMLWPLDKNPLQTAPIYLSRYHLLPDANTPELALFFNEDSQHWRREPLHQQHEEPFELNDGDLVQFCNSHWQFVRAQIVGPTEAKASRHINDYEFIFNMSLDEETTQLELHHQQTLDLAVRTHHYLLLQLARHRAEDATRGLDSKSQGWVYADQLAAELGLDSTHMNIQIFRARKQLADSLPDALGQQCLLERRGGKIRFGCEKFKIYKGDKLTLASSCCSQ; via the coding sequence ATGGCCTATTTGCTGGATGTCACTGCAGAGACCTATTTTCCGCTGGCGCCCCACCACACTTTTGGTCGGCTGGCGACCAGTGTCGATACCCACATCGATAAACCCTATGTGTCCAAATTGCATGCGGCGATTGAATGGAATGGCCGTCACTGGCGCATAAAAAACCTCGGCCTCAACGGCACCTGGATTAATGGCGTTAGCCTCGGCCAGGGCGACAGCCGCGATCTGGTTGCTGGCGATGAAATTCATTTTGCCGAACAGAGCGACCCGGGCTTTAAAGTAATCGATATTGCCGCCCCGGCCGATATGCTCTGGCCGCTGGACAAAAATCCGCTCCAGACCGCGCCCATTTATTTAAGCCGCTATCATTTACTGCCCGACGCCAATACTCCGGAGCTGGCACTTTTTTTCAATGAAGATTCGCAACACTGGCGCCGCGAGCCATTGCATCAACAACACGAAGAGCCATTTGAATTAAACGATGGCGACCTGGTGCAATTTTGCAACAGCCATTGGCAATTTGTGCGCGCGCAAATTGTTGGCCCCACCGAAGCCAAGGCCTCGCGTCACATTAACGATTACGAATTTATTTTTAATATGAGCCTGGATGAAGAAACTACCCAGCTCGAATTGCATCACCAGCAAACGCTCGACCTCGCTGTGCGCACCCATCACTACCTGTTATTGCAACTCGCCCGCCATCGCGCCGAAGATGCTACGCGCGGGCTGGACAGCAAAAGCCAGGGCTGGGTTTATGCCGACCAACTTGCGGCAGAATTGGGGCTGGATAGCACCCACATGAATATCCAGATTTTCCGCGCGCGCAAACAACTGGCTGATTCGCTGCCCGATGCCCTGGGGCAACAATGCCTGCTGGAACGGCGCGGCGGCAAGATTCGTTTTGGTTGCGAGAAATTTAAAATTTACAAAGGCGACAAGCTCACCCTCGCCTCATCCTGTTGCTCCCAATAA